The DNA sequence tacacactttAGTTCACATATGCATTATTCCCACACTAGGAGTAATCGCAATCATTTCCATTCCATGTTCACCAATTATGTTTTTCTCCTACAGTGGGAGTAATCACCAACATAAACCATACCCATAGGATAAAGCCCTTCATAAAAGCTCTAGGTTTttagtagaggagatctagttcttcatcgggatctgGAACCCGTGCCGTTGGTCTAGAGCGCAAGAGTTCGGTAATACATCTAGTTATTACTTTATAGTATTCaattgtatattagggagactttattcttaatagattcatatgttgagcttatatatatatatatggagctATTTGTATGAATAAATTTTTGATCTCTGCTGAATTGTTGTGTTAGAGCTTGCATggattaattaattatatatggatATAGCCGGCTGCCAGAAAATGAACCGAGCCTGAGTAGTGTTTAATTTGAACCGTGACTACTATCTATAGTTAACAAAGAGTATGTACGTACCTCGTAGCACCAGCAGGAGGCGACATGGTTGATGGTGTAGCCACCGCCGCCCAGGAGGAGCAACGGCAAGCCGTAACCCTTGACGATGCGGACGCACTTGGCGTGGCCACGCACAGACAGGCCCAGGCTCGCCAGCCAGTCGCCGGCGAGCGAGTCGGCGCCGCACTGCATTACGACGGCGTCCGGCTCGAACACGGCCATCACCCTGTCCACGACCGGCGCGAACAGCTGGTGGTACCGCCCGTCGCGCGTTCCCACCTGCAGCGGCACGTTGATCAGAGTAGGGCACACGCCATTATCGCCGCCACCGACGTCCACGGCGGCGCCGGTGCGCGGGAAGAACTCGCCGTCGAACTGGTGGAACGACACCCGGCTGTCGTCCACGAACGCGGTCTTGACGCCGTCGCCGTGGTGCGCGTTGATGTCCAGGTACAGCACCCGCCGGAACTGTTGTcgtcagccgccgccgccgtcgaggagGGCCTTGATGGCGACCACGATGTCGTTCACGTAGCAGAACCCGCCGGCCTTGCCCTCGCACACGTGGTGCATGCCGCCCGACCAGTTGATGGCGACCTTGTACTTGCCGCTGGCGagggcgcgcgccgccgccagcgACCCGCCGGCGTAGCGCCGGCAGTAATCCCAGAGGTTGTCGATGACGGGGTTCTCGTTGGTGACACAGCGGGCGCGCTCGTTCCAGACCTCGCCGAGATTGTATCCCTCGGCGGCTTCTCTCCTCCGCGTCTTGGCGCCGGTGGCGTCGTAGTAGTCGGCGGGCGCGGCGTGAGGTCGCGGAGGAATCTGATAAGTCTGGGTCATGGGCGAGCTGGAAGCTGGAGGTCTTGCTCGGTGGCCGGCGCGACGCGGAGACGGTCCATGTCGTCGAGCAAGCCGGCCGTAGGCGTTGATGAGCGCGTGCGTCATGGAGACACGGTGAGGCACCATCTCGTGTTGTCTCGCCGTAGTCAATGTAGGAGATGCGTGGGTCGTAGTATAGTAGCACACGCTCTTCTGCTTggtgacgccgccgccgccgtcgtcgccggcgcATGGCTCCGGTGGCAGCGGCGGCGCCTGCGGGTGCTCGCTTCTCCGTTTTCCCATGGCTAATCCTAACGTCTCTCGATCTGTTGGCAAATTGAAGAACGACTGGTTGCACGCGTTGATTGATGCTTAAAAAGAAGACATGCAGCGCGTAGTAGACTAGTAGTACTCGGGTTACCCAGAGTCTCAGTCCGAGACTAGGAAGCTGCcaattcttatttatttatttacgatGAGTCCCGTGTTTCATAATATTAGCattaggtcttgtttatttCACTCAAAATCTAAGAACTTTTCAACATTTttcatcatattgaatcttgtggcacataagaacattaaatatagataaaaaataactaattccacagtttatttgtaattcgtgagataaatcttttgaacctaattaatctatggttaaatataattatcaaatgaaaataaaagtgctatagtaaacAATTAAGGCCTTACTTTGTATATTACGCAAAATAGTTTCATAATATATAGTTTTTTGGTTTACCATATTGCAATTTAAATATTATTACATTAGTCAAAATTTTAGAATGGTCGCATGGATGCCTCGATCACTGGTACAGATAGAAACTCAACATATCACTGTCGACATTGGATCTGACAGAGTGTCATCATAGTGATGAGTATGGCCTATCACTGTCGATTCAACACCCAACGGTGATTACAATATTTTACCATCGAGATTCAAGGCTAGACACATCTACAATACCAGTATGACTAGAACTTCTACATGACAGTGGGTAGGTAGGAATGGGTTGCTGCCGTGTCAAAGGCTACCTGGCAGTGACCTTCATTTTCTCATTTTATATACTTTATTATTACATTCAAATTATTGATTGATGTCTATTATTTCATATTATCAATACATCAATACGTCTCACAAGCATCATGCGAACACAAGGTCGAGAAGTACCCTTGTGGCACGTTTTGTGATGAGTGATTGTTAACGTGATCCACGAATAGGTTGAGTTGGTGACTAACATTACCATGGCGAAAGCTATGTGTGCGACATGTCTCTTGGCTTGTGGTGTTCAGCTGTGGAGCTCGGAGGCGGTGGTCGACGGCGAGGTGAAGGTCAAGTAGAGACGTGCCGTGCTGATGGACCTGGAGCGGTGAAGGACGGACGTGAGGCTTGGACTGACGGACCAGGAGGCCGGGTGACCAGCCGTAGTGGCTGACATCTAGGACATCGACAAGTGCGAGTGTACATGGGAGTGACCGTGTTGACCAAGTCAAGACGACGGACACGTGTCGAGTGGCGGGGAAGCGTATGGAGTACGCTACTCGTGGCGGGTTTCgcgggtttgggcctcaaaacccgAGCGGAGGTCCCGATGCGGACGGATGGCACGTGGCGGCATCGGTGAGATCGCTTCGGAGCGAGGCTACCGGTGAGGAGGCGCGGTGGCCGTCGGATTTAGGTCATGTCGAGTTGGACTAGAATGCCCATGGGGCTAGCTAGTTCGCTCAAAAATATCTAGAGACATTTGGAGAATATGTAATATGTCTGATAAATAAACCGGAGGAGTTCCCCATCTCTCTAACCCTTTCTCCACCTCTCTCCCATCTTTTTTCTACCGCTCTctccctcctctctccctcctgtcTTCCTGTTCCGTAGGTCCTCTGTAGGTTTTTCTGTTTTAGTTTTCTCTATTTCTCTATGAACTGAAAAATCGGTGATGTATTTGCTATGATTTGGAGTGGGAATGGAGGTCCGAATCCTCCACTTGTCTTCCGGGATTTCAATTTAATCTCTGTGATTTTCGTCCACTGAGTTTCTCAGTTTTTCCCCATTTTTGCTCTTTGCTACGATCTGTTTTTCCCAGAGTTTGGATTGATCCCAAGTAATGATTTTTTGGGGATTGATTCGTTGCTAGTTGAATCTCATCTGTGCGAAGTTTGGGCGTATTTCGTTGGGTTTTGGTCGAGTTTCCTTTGTTTTTCTTCAGGGCGTTTTTCTGTTCGTCGCTCTGTTCTTGGAATCTCGTGTGCAAGGTTTGTCTCAGCATTATTCAATGGCAGCAGCACCCTCGCCGGTCTGTATGCCGTGAACGTTCACCAGAGCACTGCTTGCCTCTCTTTTGTGCTGATTGGTTACGCTGCCCATGGCTCGTGGTACTTGCTAGTTCGTACGGCGCATCACATCTCCTGGCCGATAGTGTCTGCTGGAGTGGACCTCCTAGCGCTGCAGCAGCTGTCCGGCAGTGCAGCCCCTGCCCAGCGCTCTGTCTTACTGTAGCGTGTTGCCGTGATCTCTCTTCTCCCTGTTTTGTTTCTCTGTCAGCAGGAGAGCAGTTCCTCCGTTGGTGTGTATGTGATTTCCTTGCTTACTTTTGATTGTTCGATGGCAGAGTTTGTGCATCAGTGATCTGCTGAATTTCATCAAAGTGCTTTCTGTGTTGTGCGGACTGTTTTGTTTCTTCGTTTGATTCTTTGTTGGATGTGAAGGTAAGTGATTCCTATTGGCCAGCAACTATTGCTCTCCTGGTGTTTGCTTAGCAGTGCGTGCGCTTCACTGTGCTTAATATTCCTCTTAGTCAGTGTTTAACTCACTACAGTGCTTATGCTTCAGTAGTAGAATTTCTTTTGCAGCAAGCAGTTCTTGTCATTCCCAGGTGCAAGGTTGAACATGGTTGGTTCTTTCAATTTTTGAGTTGTCTTTTTCAGTCTACAGGAAGTAATCATTATGTGCTCATTTATTTAATTCCAATCATGTGCACGTAACTGATTTTGTGCTTCCAAGAGTGTCAATTTGTTTCGTGTGTAGTTTAATTGTTTGAGCTTCAAATTTAGGTTTGTCAGTCGCTTTGGCCTACTATCATTGCAAGGATTTTAGCTCAGTGCTCTTGTCACCGGTTGGCTTGAGAAATTTAATTTAGGATCTCTCACTTGTGTTTGGGGGTGATTTGAGACAGTGGACAAAAATATTTTGAGATAAATTTTTCGGCTCCCATTCACCTCCCCCTCTCTGGTCGCCGTTTTCGGTCCTTCACATCATATATCTCAcaaaattcaataataaataCATCATAATTgcaaaaacatacatacataattAGAAAATTatgaagtcattattatcaacCAAGTAGTAAGCATGTGGTTAAAGCTAATCAAGATATTTTTGATCCAACGATGTTCGAGCTGACAAACGTGCCTTGACTGAGGGGGCCAGGGTGCTTGGCCTTCCTCGTCCCCTTCCCTTTGCCACTCGTTAAAATCATAACAAAACTAGACATGGTAAAAAAAAACTACACCCTAGAAACACAACCAAGTTATTTCACTCCaactaccccccccccccccccctcctgcCTCTTCCTGGATCTTATTGAACAACATAATTAAGATATATAACTCAAGTCACTCCTCCTTGCATTTATAATGTGTTTGGTTTGCATAATGAAACCATCCAAAATGATCTTGATCCTATATTTGAGCCCAGCCTAGTAGGTCCTTTGGTTTGCATCATAGATCTGGATCATTTAAAATAGAGCTAAACCATTATACCAGGTCATTCCGGTACTAGATCAACTGTTTTTTCTTAGGATCACTTCACAAACCAAACACGCTATCAAAGGCTTGTTTGGGAAAGCTCTCACTCTGAAACATAGATCCACAGCACCATCTGCATCATGGAGAAGCTTCACCAAGAATCTAGACTCTCACCATAGAGATGAGAAACCCGTTGGGCTTGCAGCACAGCTTTAGATCCAGAAAATGCAGGTTTTAGAGTGAGAATGACCACTTATGCCCTTGGAAGGTTGCATGctagatttttttttgcataTCTAACACATGTGAGCAATTGATATTGGTTTGAATGGAgattataattattttttatttattactgTAATAAAAAACAACACAAATACAATATTTCAACATAAATGTACATGAGCATCCAATGTTGAcgcaataaaaaaaaatcatggcAATACATAAGATACATAATTCAGCTATCCATGTCAATAACTCAACAGAAATGCAAATGTCCATACATAGAAATTTAAACTAAAGGTTCAATGTTATAAACTAAAAATTCAAGTCTTCCATTACATGTTATTTCTAAGAAAGACCAAGAGTATGTATATTCACATCAGCAATAATATCTCTATAAATAGAGAAGTAAACGGTTGATGCAATTATATTGCTTCAAACATACTGGATATTTTAGAGTCAGAAgttcccatcaaactcttactTGTGCCTACATAATTTATCATAGAGAATGTTAAAGAATTGagtacctatcaaagggctgaAAACCCGTAAAAATCCCAAACAAGAGCTTGTTTGGTACAACTTAGCTTTATTAGTAAATCATTTTCTTAGATTCAATTCCATAAAGCAGCTTCATCAATAAAACTAAAGCTTTTTTTCATAAACATTTGGTACAACAACTTTTCACAATAGATAGCAAAGAGAAAAGTAGAAAAACCTAATATTTTCAGCTTGACTTATAAAATACGTGCTTTGTGAGAGGAGCTAAAAAATAACTTTTAGAAAGAAAAGAGCATATTCGTTAGAGCTTATAAAACAGCTtaccaaataggccctagataCCCAAGTGGAGCTTATTTTTATAGATGTAGAAGTGGTGGACTTCTCCCAAATAAGCTTTGACACTTCTTAAATCTTCACGCTTTGCTTAGCAAAATATATGGTGCAAACATGCACACCAtttcaaaaaatatattttgggcaatattttttttgaaacttggTGCATCCATAAAATATCATGTATATACTCATATACAAAAGCTAAGAtacaaactaaggccttgtttagttcccaaaaaaatttacaaaatttttcagattttccgtcacatcgaatctttagacgcatgcatggagtattaaatatagacgaaaacaaaaactaattgcacagtttggtcggaattgacgagacgaaacttttgagcctagttagttcatgattggacaatatttgtcaaatacaaacgaaagtgctacagtatcaatttttcaaaaaattttggaactaaacaaggcctaatactaGAAATATTCATACAAAAATGACAAATTTCATATGCATTTACACAATAAAGACAACAACATAGGAATTTCATCTTGTATACTAGTCCACATACACATgacatttattattttttatgagTTTTTCTAATTTTAAGTTTTTATCTCAACTTTTGCACACGAATACATATATGGATGTACTATGCATGCATGTTCTAGTTTTAAATCTTTCTTGAATGACCAGAGTacaaattttaaaataatttacaTGTTTATCTTTAAGATCTAATTTGCAACGCACATTTTTTGGTTTAGATCATGGAGTTTCATTGGAGTTTTATGAacattaaatatgttgatgtAGTACcatattaataaagagagatgATAAAAATTTTATTAGAGTAAAAAAAGTTTCACAAGAATAAAACTCTTCtatattattttcaaaatatatatatatatatgttggaCCATGAAAAGATGGTTTCCCGACATGTGGAGGTCCGAATTTGCATAACATTGGTGGGCCCCAGCTAATTACCACGCTGAAATAGCCACACGCTGACACGCAGCGAACAAACCGCTGCGCTCCTCGTCGAAGGCGGTTTCTTGCCTCGTCGTCTCCGGCACGGCACTCCGCACCGCACTCGCCTGCTCTTCCCGGCAGCAGCGGCCACCGGAGGCCGGCGAGTGTATCTACGGAAGAGCGAGCGAGGTACGCTGACGCATGGGAGCCGCTCATATCCCCTCCATTTCCGTGCTGTTCTCTGGCATCTCATTGGCCTCCCCTTCCGCAGCACCGGCGCCCACCGCCTGTTCGACGGAATGCCTCCGGGCCGCGAGGACAGGAGGCTCCACCCGAACGCCGCGGTGAACGGCGGCGCGGACCTCCTCAGCAGCCTCCCGGAAGGGATCCTTCAACACGTGCTCTACTTTCTGCCCCCACATGAGGCGGTGCGCACGTCCGTGCTCTCCCGCTTCTGGCGCGACCTCTGGAAGTCGATGACCGCCCTGCGCATCTCCGACTACGGTAGGTGGTCCTCTGCGGCGGACTTCAACACCTTCGTCAACAGTCTGCTCCTCTCCCGCGACCGCTCCCCTCTGCGGGAGTTCGAGTTCTGTACCTATTTCCATCCTCAAATGCAGACCGATGAATACAAGGACAGCGATGAGGTTGTCCGATACGTCGACATGTGGATCCACCACGCTTTCATGTGTGACGTTCGAGTGCTCAAAGTCATTGGCATGTCCTTACCCAGACCCATGGTGCTAGCTCATGTGCCTCTCATCGCCAAGCACTTGGAGACCCTGCAGCTTTGGTCTGTATTGCTGGATGGCTGCTCTATGGATTTCTCAAGATGTGAGAGGTTGGAGGATCTTATGATGGATGACTGCAGAATTTCGGCCCACAGAATGGTCTCCAAGTCACTAAGGCGCCTGCGTGTCTGTTACTGTCACTTTTCTCATGATACCCGTACTCGGATTTCTGTGCCGAGTCTTGTTTCGCTTCGACTGGATGGAAACAGAGGCATGACACCTTTCCTTGAAACAATGCCGCAGCTAGACAGAGGACTTGTCAGACTTGGTCCGACTACGGCTCTCAAGGATCTTGATGGCAGCCAAACGTGTGTGCTTCTTGAAAGTTTGTCCAATGCTACAGATTTGGAGTTGGTAACTGAATCTAGAGTGGTACATTTATTTCTACCCAATCTTCTAGTACCTGTTCTGGCCAATCGTAAACTCATGCAGCATTACTGGCATTGCATATTTAGAAAAAAGTGTTGTCTCTAAGTTATTATTTGCTTCAAACGGAACCATGAAGATTACTTA is a window from the Sorghum bicolor cultivar BTx623 chromosome 5, Sorghum_bicolor_NCBIv3, whole genome shotgun sequence genome containing:
- the LOC8057109 gene encoding F-box/LRR-repeat protein At3g26922 is translated as MPPGREDRRLHPNAAVNGGADLLSSLPEGILQHVLYFLPPHEAVRTSVLSRFWRDLWKSMTALRISDYGRWSSAADFNTFVNSLLLSRDRSPLREFEFCTYFHPQMQTDEYKDSDEVVRYVDMWIHHAFMCDVRVLKVIGMSLPRPMVLAHVPLIAKHLETLQLWSVLLDGCSMDFSRCERLEDLMMDDCRISAHRMVSKSLRRLRVCYCHFSHDTRTRISVPSLVSLRLDGNRGMTPFLETMPQLDRGLVRLGPTTALKDLDGSQTCVLLESLSNATDLELVTESRVTIFKQDLKWCPAFNKLKTLILSDWVLGRDIHALKVILQHAPILEKLILQLSDDHNYEIEMEESCSLVQKFLPSEHLKVFEVRCRKDDEMVGKLEKMLKACGITSITFSLQEP